A stretch of Mycobacterium sp. ITM-2016-00316 DNA encodes these proteins:
- the urtB gene encoding urea ABC transporter permease subunit UrtB, which produces MDVLIGQLATGLSLGSILLLAALGLSLTFGQMGVINMAHGEFIMAGCYTAYVVQQVISNTGASLLISLVVGFLVGGAMGVLLEVTLIQRMYDRPLDTLLVTFGVGLILQQIARDIFGAPAVNVVAPEWLSGGVEILGAVVPKTRIFILVLAAVAVVALATALKASPMGRRIRAVVQNRDLAETSGISSRRTDITTFFIGSGLAGVAGVALTLIGSTSPTTGQSYLIDAFLVVVVGGLGQIKGTVIAALGLGFLNSFIEYSTTASLAKVILFVIIVFFLQVRPQGLFTVRTRSLV; this is translated from the coding sequence ATGGATGTCCTGATCGGACAGCTGGCAACAGGATTGAGCCTCGGCTCGATCCTGTTGCTCGCTGCACTAGGCCTCTCACTGACCTTCGGCCAGATGGGCGTCATCAACATGGCGCACGGCGAATTCATCATGGCCGGCTGCTACACCGCCTATGTGGTGCAGCAGGTCATCTCGAACACCGGTGCCTCACTGCTGATCTCCCTGGTCGTCGGCTTCCTCGTCGGCGGCGCGATGGGCGTCCTGCTGGAGGTCACGCTGATCCAGCGGATGTATGACCGGCCCTTGGACACCCTGCTGGTGACCTTCGGTGTCGGCCTGATCCTGCAACAGATCGCGCGTGACATCTTCGGCGCTCCGGCGGTCAACGTCGTTGCGCCGGAATGGCTTTCCGGTGGTGTAGAGATCCTGGGCGCGGTGGTGCCCAAGACCCGCATCTTCATCCTGGTGCTGGCCGCCGTGGCCGTCGTGGCACTGGCGACGGCACTGAAGGCCAGCCCGATGGGCCGGCGGATCCGCGCGGTCGTGCAGAACCGGGACCTGGCCGAGACCAGCGGAATCTCGTCCCGACGCACCGATATCACCACGTTCTTCATCGGTTCCGGCCTGGCCGGGGTGGCCGGGGTGGCACTGACGCTGATCGGCTCGACCAGCCCGACCACCGGGCAGAGCTATCTGATCGACGCGTTCCTGGTCGTGGTGGTCGGTGGCCTGGGACAGATCAAGGGCACCGTCATCGCCGCGCTCGGGCTCGGCTTCCTGAATTCGTTCATCGAGTACAGCACCACGGCCTCGCTGGCCAAGGTGATTCTGTTCGTGATCATCGTGTTCTTCCTGCAGGTCCGCCCGCAGGGCCTGTTCACGGTTCGAACGAGGAGTCTGGTGTGA
- the urtA gene encoding urea ABC transporter substrate-binding protein → MRLPRPMFNRSALIAGSVVVTASMVLSACGSKASDEEGAAAASCVDTSGSTVKVGSLNSLSGTMAISEVTVRDAIKLAVDEINAAGGVLDKQIEIVGEDGASEPTVFAEKAEKLISSDCVAAVFGGWTSSSRKAMLPVFESNNSLLYYPVQYEGLESSKNIFYTGATTNQQIVPALDYLKEKGTKSLYLVGSDYVFPQTANRIIKAYAAANGMEIKGEDYTPLGSTDFSTIINKVRTADADAVFNTLNGDSNVAFFREYKNVGLTPQAMPVVSVSIAEEEVGGIGVQNITDQLTAWNYYQTIDTPVNNAFVAAYKKAYGENKPTSDPMEAAYVSVYLWKNTVEKAGSFDVKAIQDNAGGVSFDAPEGKVTIDGENNHITKTARIGEIKPDGLIYTVWESPGPIEPDPYLKSYPWAAGLSG, encoded by the coding sequence ATGCGACTCCCCCGACCGATGTTCAACAGATCAGCATTGATAGCGGGGAGCGTCGTGGTCACCGCCTCGATGGTGCTCTCTGCGTGCGGTAGCAAGGCCAGCGACGAAGAGGGCGCTGCGGCTGCCTCCTGTGTGGACACCTCGGGTTCCACCGTCAAGGTCGGTTCCCTGAACTCGCTGTCGGGCACCATGGCCATCTCCGAGGTCACCGTGCGTGATGCCATCAAGCTCGCCGTCGACGAGATCAATGCCGCCGGTGGCGTGCTGGACAAGCAGATCGAGATCGTCGGCGAGGACGGCGCCTCCGAACCCACCGTGTTCGCCGAGAAGGCCGAGAAGCTGATCAGCAGCGACTGCGTCGCAGCCGTTTTCGGTGGCTGGACCTCGTCGAGCCGCAAGGCCATGCTGCCGGTGTTCGAGAGCAACAACTCGCTGCTCTACTACCCCGTGCAATACGAGGGCCTGGAGTCCAGCAAGAACATCTTCTACACCGGTGCGACGACGAACCAGCAGATCGTCCCGGCGCTGGACTACCTCAAGGAAAAGGGCACCAAGTCGCTCTACCTGGTGGGCAGCGACTACGTCTTCCCGCAGACCGCCAACCGGATCATCAAGGCGTACGCAGCGGCCAACGGGATGGAGATCAAGGGCGAGGACTACACGCCGCTGGGCTCGACCGATTTCTCCACCATCATCAACAAGGTCCGCACGGCCGACGCCGACGCGGTGTTCAACACCCTCAACGGCGACTCCAACGTGGCGTTCTTCCGTGAGTACAAGAACGTGGGCCTGACCCCGCAGGCGATGCCGGTGGTCTCGGTGTCCATCGCCGAGGAAGAGGTCGGCGGCATCGGCGTGCAGAACATCACCGATCAGCTGACCGCGTGGAACTACTACCAGACCATCGACACCCCGGTGAACAACGCGTTCGTGGCCGCCTACAAGAAGGCCTACGGCGAGAACAAGCCGACCTCGGATCCGATGGAGGCCGCCTATGTCTCGGTGTACCTGTGGAAGAACACCGTCGAGAAGGCGGGGTCGTTCGACGTCAAGGCAATTCAGGACAACGCCGGCGGGGTCAGCTTCGACGCCCCCGAGGGCAAGGTGACCATCGACGGTGAGAACAACCACATCACCAAGACGGCCCGCATCGGCGAGATCAAGCCCGACGGCCTCATCTACACGGTGTGGGAGTCCCCCGGCCCGATCGAGCCGGACCCGTACCTGAAGTCCTACCCGTGGGCCGCCGGACTCTCCGGGTGA